The Synchiropus splendidus isolate RoL2022-P1 chromosome 8, RoL_Sspl_1.0, whole genome shotgun sequence genome has a window encoding:
- the LOC128763410 gene encoding rho guanine nucleotide exchange factor 26-like isoform X2 — protein MDFGNDVDLSNNNITPLWKRRSDNCKSPQQLRKPRPQSYHLNGVMMTDFPVEDHFSLSQTPERLQAASDSNVAMLKHVLNKPSKKSRVVRSISIGQFSNGRFSLNKFRSQEGRSASVDHRPCNGDYNKGMTSNGLTVWPDKCDAMKPTTLSLPKDKTVLGSLDSNNGLNHGELFPSSPSPPVRRTPNPSHSSTSSIPSLSSLNSSDPPTPRSPSPADNRQVLHRLSPTSPASSQDTRRSSSSSSSTMSSPSPTLSPSISPGPSIVLSTNSPAALKMGTQQLIPKGLACDVRQSKPAGSQGQGLVGLLGMDSSKRSLKTRSMVESGAYFSTGTAEGADGEGDSPGLLRRGLRSTSYRRAVVSGVESGASALDLKVCPNSTNKDGSPSGSPISSSASNPIRDSKATSPKTTKPSSPKTAQPGGRAGANGIIKSPDKKKVLTNQRTFDSEEELYQNYQEKALHNDSDEESGRPESDSSIVVQYRPIRTSWSQLTVVKKSGLSERLSQEERKRQEAIFEVISSEHSYLHSLEILIRMFKNAAELIETMTKTEHHHLFSNITDVCEASTKFFKELEERHQHNIVIDDISDIVFKHAQSNFEPYVTYCSNEVYQQRTLQRLLSKNSAFKEVLSRIEAHPDCRNLPMISFLILPMQRITRLPLLMDTICHKTTKDSPQYEECKKALQAISKVVRKCNEGARTMERTEMMYTINSQLDFKIKPFPLVSSSRWMVKRGELTAFVEENGIFSKRTSRQQVYFFLFNDVLIVTKKKSEDSYSVIDYALRDQIWVGSCQPEDLNLSPVRSSASMLSLRQAGANHLFKVGFRSNHSEEKVQMVLGTELLNERARWISALGQNINKEKSQDRTNALQMEVIRTYTAKQPDELSLQIADVVLVSQTVEDGWLEGERLRDGERGWFLAECAEPITCQATIERNMQRMDRLQGLETNV, from the exons ATGGATTTCGGCAATGATGTGGATCTGTCCAACAATAACATCACTCCTCTGTGGAAACGGAGGAGTGATAATTGCAAAAGTCCCCAGCAGCTGAGGAAGCCCAGACCTCAGAGCTATCACCTGAATGGGGTCATGATGACGGACTTCCCGGTGGAGGACCACTTCTCCTTGAGTCAGACTCCCGAGAGGCTGCAGGCGGCGTCGGACAGCAACGTTGCGATGCTCAAACATGTCTTAAACAAGCCGTCGAAGAAATCCCGAGTCGTCCGGAGCATCAGCATCGGCCAGTTCTCCAACGGACGTTTCTCCTTGAACAAGTTCAGGTCTCAGGAGGGCCGGTCCGCCTCTGTGGACCACAGACCGTGTAATGGGGACTACAACAAGGGGATGACCAGCAACGGATTAACGGTGTGGCCCGACAAATGTGACGCTATGAAACCGACCACCCTGAGTTTACCTAAGGACAAAACGGTACTTGGGTCACTGGACTCAAATAATGGCTTAAACCACGGCGAACTGTTTCCATCGAGCCCCTCTCCTCCTGTCCGACGCACGCCCAACCCGTCCCACAGCTCCACCTCAAGCATCCCCTCACTGTCTTCCCTTAACTCCTCAGACCCGCCAACACCTCGCTCCCCGTCACCCGCAGACAATAGACAAGTGCTCCACAGACTGTCCCCAACCTCGCCTGCCTCCTCTCAAGACACCAGacgctcttcctcctcctcctcttcaactATGTCCTCCCCCTCCCCAACCCTATCGCCATCCATCTCCCCTGGACCTTCCATTGTCCTGAGCACCAACAGTCCGGCCGCCCTGAAGATGGGCACCCAGCAGCTTATCCCCAAGGGTTTAGCTTGCGATGTTCGTCAGAGCAAGCCGGCGGGATCCCAGGGCCAAGGTTTGGTCGGTCTGCTCGGCATGGACTCCTCGAAGCGTTCGTTGAAAACCCGCAGCATGGTGGAGAGTGGTGCCTACTTTTCTACTGGCACTGCAGAGGGGGCGGACGGGGAAGGGGACAGCCCTGGCCTGCTCCGACGAGGCCTCAGGAGTACGTCCTATAGACGGGCGGTTGTCAGTGGAGTTGAATCGGGGGCGTCTGCCCTTGACCTGAAGGTCTGTCCAAACTCCACCAACAAAGATGGGTCGCCCTCAGGAAGCCCAATCAGTTCTTCTGCCTCAAACCCAATAAGAGACAGCAAAGCTACGAGCCCTAAAACAACGAAACCCTCGAGCCCGAAGACGGCTCAACCTGGGGGCCGCGCTGGTGCGAACGGGATCATCAAG AGCCCTGATAAGAAGAAAGTCTTGACCAATCAGAGGACCTTTGACAGCGAAG AGGAGCTGTACCAAAACTATCAAGAGAAGGCCTTGCATAATGATTCGGATGAAGAAAGCGGACGTCCGGAGTCGGACAGCAGCATCGTGGTGCAGTACAGACCCATCAGAACCTCCTGGAGCCAACTCACAGTG GTGAAGAAAAGTGGTCTTTCAGAGCGGCTGAGTCAGGAGGAGCGCAAAAGACAAGAg GCCATTTTCGAGGTGATCTCTTCGGAGCACTCCTACCTCCACAGTCTGGAGATCCTGATCCGCATGTTCAAGAACGCTGCTGAGCTGATAGAGACGATGACCAAGACGGAGCACCACCATCTTTTCTCCAACATCACAGACGTCTGTGAGGCCAGTACAAA GTTTTTTAAGGAACTGGAAGAGCGGCaccaacacaatattgtgatcGACGACATCAGCGACATTGTCTTCAAGCACGCTCAGTCCAACTTTGAGCCGTACGTCACCTACTGCTCCAACGAGGTCTACCAGCAGAGAACCCTGCAGCGCCTGCT GTCCAAGAATTCTGCTTTTAAGGAGGTTCTGTCCAGGATAGAGGCCCACCCGGACTGCAGGAACCTCCCCATGATCTCCTTCCTCATCCTGCCCATGCAGAGGATCACCCGCCTGCCGCTGCTCATGGAC ACGATTTGCCATAAGACGACGAAGGACTCCCCCCAGTATGAGGAGTGTAAGAAGGCGCTGCAAGCGATAAGCAAG GTGGTACGGAAGTGCAATGAGGGCGCCCGCACCATGGAGAGGACAGAGATGATGTACACCATCAACTCTCAGTTGGACTTTAAGATCAAG CCGTTTCCACTAGTGTCCTCCTCCAGGTGGATGGTGAAGCGAGGCGAGCTGACAGCCTTCGTGGAAGAGAACGGGATCTTTTCCAAGAGAACGTCGAGGCAGCAGGtctacttcttcctcttcaACGACGTCCTCATTGTCACGAAAAAGAAAAG CGAGGACAGCTACTCGGTGATCGACTACGCTCTGAGGGATCAGATCTGGGTGGGGTCCTGCCAGCCGGAGGACCTCAACCTGTCTCCCGTCCGGAGCTCCGCCAGCATGCTGAGCTTGCGGCAGGCCGGTGCCAACCACCTATTCAAAGTGGGTTTCCGTAGCAACCATTCCGAGGAGAAGGTGCAGATGGTCCTGGGGACGGAGCTGCT GAATGAGCGGGCTCGGTGGATCAGCGCGCTGGGTCAGAACATCAACAAGGAGAAGAGTCAGGACAGAACCA ACGCCCTGCAGATGGAGGTGATCCGGACCTACACGGCCAAGCAACCCGATGAGCTGTCGCTCCAGATCGCGGACGTGGTTTTGGTCTCCCAGACCGTGGAAGATG GTTGGCTGGAGGGCGAGCGGCTGCGCGACGGAGAGCGAGGATGGTTCCTGGCCGAGTGTGCGGAGCCCATCACGTGTCAAGCCACCATCGAGCGCAACATGCAGAGGATGGACCGCCTGCAGGGCCTGGAGACCAACGTGTGA
- the LOC128763410 gene encoding rho guanine nucleotide exchange factor 26-like isoform X1: protein MDFGNDVDLSNNNITPLWKRRSDNCKSPQQLRKPRPQSYHLNGVMMTDFPVEDHFSLSQTPERLQAASDSNVAMLKHVLNKPSKKSRVVRSISIGQFSNGRFSLNKFRSQEGRSASVDHRPCNGDYNKGMTSNGLTVWPDKCDAMKPTTLSLPKDKTVLGSLDSNNGLNHGELFPSSPSPPVRRTPNPSHSSTSSIPSLSSLNSSDPPTPRSPSPADNRQVLHRLSPTSPASSQDTRRSSSSSSSTMSSPSPTLSPSISPGPSIVLSTNSPAALKMGTQQLIPKGLACDVRQSKPAGSQGQGLVGLLGMDSSKRSLKTRSMVESGAYFSTGTAEGADGEGDSPGLLRRGLRSTSYRRAVVSGVESGASALDLKVCPNSTNKDGSPSGSPISSSASNPIRDSKATSPKTTKPSSPKTAQPGGRAGANGIIKSPDKKKVLTNQRTFDSEEEELYQNYQEKALHNDSDEESGRPESDSSIVVQYRPIRTSWSQLTVVKKSGLSERLSQEERKRQEAIFEVISSEHSYLHSLEILIRMFKNAAELIETMTKTEHHHLFSNITDVCEASTKFFKELEERHQHNIVIDDISDIVFKHAQSNFEPYVTYCSNEVYQQRTLQRLLSKNSAFKEVLSRIEAHPDCRNLPMISFLILPMQRITRLPLLMDTICHKTTKDSPQYEECKKALQAISKVVRKCNEGARTMERTEMMYTINSQLDFKIKPFPLVSSSRWMVKRGELTAFVEENGIFSKRTSRQQVYFFLFNDVLIVTKKKSEDSYSVIDYALRDQIWVGSCQPEDLNLSPVRSSASMLSLRQAGANHLFKVGFRSNHSEEKVQMVLGTELLNERARWISALGQNINKEKSQDRTNALQMEVIRTYTAKQPDELSLQIADVVLVSQTVEDGWLEGERLRDGERGWFLAECAEPITCQATIERNMQRMDRLQGLETNV from the exons ATGGATTTCGGCAATGATGTGGATCTGTCCAACAATAACATCACTCCTCTGTGGAAACGGAGGAGTGATAATTGCAAAAGTCCCCAGCAGCTGAGGAAGCCCAGACCTCAGAGCTATCACCTGAATGGGGTCATGATGACGGACTTCCCGGTGGAGGACCACTTCTCCTTGAGTCAGACTCCCGAGAGGCTGCAGGCGGCGTCGGACAGCAACGTTGCGATGCTCAAACATGTCTTAAACAAGCCGTCGAAGAAATCCCGAGTCGTCCGGAGCATCAGCATCGGCCAGTTCTCCAACGGACGTTTCTCCTTGAACAAGTTCAGGTCTCAGGAGGGCCGGTCCGCCTCTGTGGACCACAGACCGTGTAATGGGGACTACAACAAGGGGATGACCAGCAACGGATTAACGGTGTGGCCCGACAAATGTGACGCTATGAAACCGACCACCCTGAGTTTACCTAAGGACAAAACGGTACTTGGGTCACTGGACTCAAATAATGGCTTAAACCACGGCGAACTGTTTCCATCGAGCCCCTCTCCTCCTGTCCGACGCACGCCCAACCCGTCCCACAGCTCCACCTCAAGCATCCCCTCACTGTCTTCCCTTAACTCCTCAGACCCGCCAACACCTCGCTCCCCGTCACCCGCAGACAATAGACAAGTGCTCCACAGACTGTCCCCAACCTCGCCTGCCTCCTCTCAAGACACCAGacgctcttcctcctcctcctcttcaactATGTCCTCCCCCTCCCCAACCCTATCGCCATCCATCTCCCCTGGACCTTCCATTGTCCTGAGCACCAACAGTCCGGCCGCCCTGAAGATGGGCACCCAGCAGCTTATCCCCAAGGGTTTAGCTTGCGATGTTCGTCAGAGCAAGCCGGCGGGATCCCAGGGCCAAGGTTTGGTCGGTCTGCTCGGCATGGACTCCTCGAAGCGTTCGTTGAAAACCCGCAGCATGGTGGAGAGTGGTGCCTACTTTTCTACTGGCACTGCAGAGGGGGCGGACGGGGAAGGGGACAGCCCTGGCCTGCTCCGACGAGGCCTCAGGAGTACGTCCTATAGACGGGCGGTTGTCAGTGGAGTTGAATCGGGGGCGTCTGCCCTTGACCTGAAGGTCTGTCCAAACTCCACCAACAAAGATGGGTCGCCCTCAGGAAGCCCAATCAGTTCTTCTGCCTCAAACCCAATAAGAGACAGCAAAGCTACGAGCCCTAAAACAACGAAACCCTCGAGCCCGAAGACGGCTCAACCTGGGGGCCGCGCTGGTGCGAACGGGATCATCAAG AGCCCTGATAAGAAGAAAGTCTTGACCAATCAGAGGACCTTTGACAGCGAAG AAGAGGAGCTGTACCAAAACTATCAAGAGAAGGCCTTGCATAATGATTCGGATGAAGAAAGCGGACGTCCGGAGTCGGACAGCAGCATCGTGGTGCAGTACAGACCCATCAGAACCTCCTGGAGCCAACTCACAGTG GTGAAGAAAAGTGGTCTTTCAGAGCGGCTGAGTCAGGAGGAGCGCAAAAGACAAGAg GCCATTTTCGAGGTGATCTCTTCGGAGCACTCCTACCTCCACAGTCTGGAGATCCTGATCCGCATGTTCAAGAACGCTGCTGAGCTGATAGAGACGATGACCAAGACGGAGCACCACCATCTTTTCTCCAACATCACAGACGTCTGTGAGGCCAGTACAAA GTTTTTTAAGGAACTGGAAGAGCGGCaccaacacaatattgtgatcGACGACATCAGCGACATTGTCTTCAAGCACGCTCAGTCCAACTTTGAGCCGTACGTCACCTACTGCTCCAACGAGGTCTACCAGCAGAGAACCCTGCAGCGCCTGCT GTCCAAGAATTCTGCTTTTAAGGAGGTTCTGTCCAGGATAGAGGCCCACCCGGACTGCAGGAACCTCCCCATGATCTCCTTCCTCATCCTGCCCATGCAGAGGATCACCCGCCTGCCGCTGCTCATGGAC ACGATTTGCCATAAGACGACGAAGGACTCCCCCCAGTATGAGGAGTGTAAGAAGGCGCTGCAAGCGATAAGCAAG GTGGTACGGAAGTGCAATGAGGGCGCCCGCACCATGGAGAGGACAGAGATGATGTACACCATCAACTCTCAGTTGGACTTTAAGATCAAG CCGTTTCCACTAGTGTCCTCCTCCAGGTGGATGGTGAAGCGAGGCGAGCTGACAGCCTTCGTGGAAGAGAACGGGATCTTTTCCAAGAGAACGTCGAGGCAGCAGGtctacttcttcctcttcaACGACGTCCTCATTGTCACGAAAAAGAAAAG CGAGGACAGCTACTCGGTGATCGACTACGCTCTGAGGGATCAGATCTGGGTGGGGTCCTGCCAGCCGGAGGACCTCAACCTGTCTCCCGTCCGGAGCTCCGCCAGCATGCTGAGCTTGCGGCAGGCCGGTGCCAACCACCTATTCAAAGTGGGTTTCCGTAGCAACCATTCCGAGGAGAAGGTGCAGATGGTCCTGGGGACGGAGCTGCT GAATGAGCGGGCTCGGTGGATCAGCGCGCTGGGTCAGAACATCAACAAGGAGAAGAGTCAGGACAGAACCA ACGCCCTGCAGATGGAGGTGATCCGGACCTACACGGCCAAGCAACCCGATGAGCTGTCGCTCCAGATCGCGGACGTGGTTTTGGTCTCCCAGACCGTGGAAGATG GTTGGCTGGAGGGCGAGCGGCTGCGCGACGGAGAGCGAGGATGGTTCCTGGCCGAGTGTGCGGAGCCCATCACGTGTCAAGCCACCATCGAGCGCAACATGCAGAGGATGGACCGCCTGCAGGGCCTGGAGACCAACGTGTGA